In one window of Candidatus Avedoeria danica DNA:
- a CDS encoding ABC transporter ATP-binding protein: MISPFPSDPTRRGRGPTQPTPSEDPDDPLPAAQRLMRWWRNAGTTMASLPRAMRLVWGAHRGYTAGMAIFSIVFGILPTATAWVSKLLIDGVVAAVDGDARADLVNRVVWLGVLQFGLFVGTALLQTVRNINQQALQELTARKVQLMIMEHANRLDLQFFENPEFYDSLQQAQREASRRPVTMIEQLFGLARSAITFVSMIALMSSLGPWVAVAALLAPIPSFIASSRYGWQGYQMSRRQSPDRRRMAYYLDLLTRDTYNKEIKLFGLGGHFIDRWREIADRFYLENRSLVRRRYLMAFALGSLTTIVTSGTFLYVALQAVRRRLTLGDLTFYSQAVGQVQSSFSSILGGLSDMYENSLYLGTLYDFLDHEPEIRSPEHPRPLQLPLRQGVEFRNVRFTYPGKTEPALQNVSFRIGPDEAVALVGQNGAGKTTIVKLLTRLYDPDEGQILLEGHDVREYALADVHGAIGVIFQDYVTYFFSARENIGLGRLEAVDDRARVEDAAAKSGAAGFIEKLPRGYETTLGRWFDEGYQLSGGEWQKVALARAFMRDAEILILDEPTASLDARAEHEIFTRMKELTAGKMTLFISHRFSTVRLADRILVLEHGTITEQGTHDELLAAGGLYAELFNLQAEAYR, encoded by the coding sequence TTGATCTCCCCGTTCCCCTCCGACCCCACCCGCCGGGGCCGGGGGCCCACTCAGCCCACCCCGTCCGAGGACCCCGACGACCCGCTGCCCGCCGCACAGCGCCTGATGCGCTGGTGGCGCAACGCCGGCACGACGATGGCGTCGCTGCCGCGCGCGATGCGCCTCGTGTGGGGCGCACACCGCGGCTATACGGCCGGGATGGCGATCTTCTCGATCGTCTTCGGCATCCTGCCCACCGCCACGGCCTGGGTGAGCAAGCTCCTGATCGACGGGGTGGTGGCCGCCGTCGACGGCGATGCGCGGGCGGACCTCGTGAACCGCGTGGTCTGGCTTGGTGTCCTGCAGTTCGGCCTCTTCGTCGGCACGGCGCTCTTGCAGACGGTGCGCAACATCAACCAGCAGGCGCTCCAGGAGCTGACCGCGCGCAAAGTGCAGCTCATGATCATGGAGCATGCCAACCGGCTGGACCTCCAGTTCTTCGAGAACCCCGAGTTCTACGACTCCCTCCAGCAGGCGCAGCGCGAGGCCAGCCGCCGGCCGGTGACGATGATCGAGCAGCTGTTCGGCCTGGCGCGTTCGGCGATCACGTTCGTGAGCATGATCGCGCTGATGTCCAGCCTCGGACCGTGGGTGGCGGTGGCGGCGCTGCTCGCGCCGATCCCGAGCTTCATCGCCAGCTCGCGCTACGGCTGGCAGGGCTACCAGATGTCGCGCCGCCAGTCGCCGGACCGTCGCCGGATGGCCTATTACCTGGACCTGCTGACGCGGGACACCTACAACAAGGAGATCAAGCTGTTCGGCCTCGGCGGCCACTTCATCGACCGCTGGCGCGAGATCGCGGACCGCTTCTACCTCGAGAATCGGTCCCTCGTGCGCCGCCGCTACCTGATGGCCTTCGCGCTCGGCAGCCTGACGACGATCGTCACGAGCGGCACGTTCCTGTACGTGGCGCTCCAGGCGGTCCGGCGGCGCCTCACGCTCGGCGACCTGACGTTCTACAGCCAGGCCGTCGGCCAGGTGCAGTCCAGCTTCAGCAGCATATTGGGCGGGCTGTCCGACATGTACGAGAACAGCCTCTACCTGGGCACGCTCTACGACTTCCTGGACCACGAGCCGGAAATCCGCAGCCCGGAGCACCCGCGCCCGCTGCAACTGCCGCTGCGTCAGGGCGTGGAGTTCCGCAACGTCCGCTTCACGTACCCCGGCAAGACCGAGCCCGCCCTGCAGAACGTGAGCTTCCGGATCGGCCCCGACGAGGCCGTGGCGCTCGTCGGGCAGAACGGCGCCGGCAAGACGACGATCGTCAAGCTGCTCACCCGGCTGTACGATCCCGACGAAGGCCAGATCCTGCTCGAGGGCCACGACGTGCGCGAGTACGCCCTGGCCGACGTGCACGGCGCCATCGGCGTGATCTTCCAGGACTACGTGACGTACTTCTTCAGCGCCCGCGAGAACATCGGCCTCGGGCGCCTCGAGGCCGTCGACGACCGGGCGCGCGTCGAGGACGCGGCGGCCAAGAGCGGCGCGGCGGGCTTCATCGAAAAGCTGCCCAGGGGCTACGAGACGACGCTCGGCCGGTGGTTCGACGAGGGCTACCAGCTCTCGGGCGGCGAGTGGCAGAAGGTGGCCTTGGCGCGCGCCTTCATGCGCGACGCCGAGATCCTGATCCTCGACGAGCCGACCGCCAGCCTGGACGCCCGCGCCGAGCACGAGATCTTCACC
- a CDS encoding dihydrofolate reductase — translation MRELIVAEFITLDGVIQAPGGADEDTDGGFTHGGWTVPYWHDDIGAHFFQAMSKADAILLGRKTWQIHGTAFEPMVDDPFADTLNNMPKYVVSTTLDSAAAWRNSTLIRDNVVEAVRALKAQSGKNIFVDGSSVLVPLLSEHDLVDEYSLHVYPIVLGSGKKLFAEGKRLDMTLAEATPLPTGVVYMRYRRSA, via the coding sequence ATGCGAGAGTTGATCGTCGCCGAGTTCATCACGCTGGACGGCGTGATCCAAGCCCCGGGCGGCGCGGACGAAGACACGGACGGCGGCTTCACGCACGGCGGCTGGACGGTGCCGTACTGGCACGACGACATCGGCGCGCACTTCTTCCAAGCGATGTCCAAGGCCGACGCGATCCTGCTCGGCCGCAAGACGTGGCAGATCCACGGCACCGCGTTCGAGCCGATGGTCGACGACCCGTTCGCCGATACGCTGAACAACATGCCCAAGTACGTCGTGTCCACCACGCTGGACTCCGCCGCGGCGTGGCGGAACTCCACGCTCATCCGCGACAACGTCGTCGAGGCCGTGCGCGCGCTCAAGGCGCAGAGCGGCAAGAACATCTTCGTCGACGGGAGCAGCGTGCTCGTCCCGCTGCTCTCCGAGCACGACTTGGTCGACGAGTACAGCCTGCACGTCTACCCGATCGTGCTCGGGAGCGGCAAGAAGCTGTTCGCGGAAGGCAAGCGCCTCGACATGACGCTGGCTGAGGCGACGCCGCTGCCGACGGGGGTGGTGTACATGCGGTATCGGCGGAGCGCGTAG